The following proteins come from a genomic window of Thermodesulfobacteriota bacterium:
- the mazG gene encoding nucleoside triphosphate pyrophosphohydrolase: MKKNFDDLVELSRYLRSPQGCPWDREQSLETVTPYIIEEAYEVVQAIELKDKDEIIEELGDLFFQVIFASQIASEDGEFDISDVIDRLHNKLVRRHPHVFGDEKAKDADEAIKTWHKQKLKEKTRKRRLLEIPQTMPSLLRAHRVSEKASQVGFDWQNAGEVLPKVKEELAELEVEIENNNKEAIEKEWGDLVFSLVNLGRHLKLDSEKSAHRAIDSFIGRFSKVEDKASEQGKELSELTLAEMDELWDEVKKERD; this comes from the coding sequence ATGAAAAAGAATTTTGATGATCTCGTCGAGCTATCAAGATATCTGAGGAGCCCACAGGGCTGTCCATGGGACAGAGAGCAGTCATTAGAAACCGTAACACCATACATAATCGAAGAAGCATACGAAGTTGTACAGGCAATAGAGCTTAAGGACAAAGATGAAATAATTGAAGAGTTGGGTGATCTATTTTTTCAGGTAATTTTTGCATCCCAAATCGCATCAGAAGACGGAGAGTTTGATATATCTGATGTTATTGACAGACTTCACAACAAACTGGTCCGTAGACACCCTCATGTGTTTGGGGATGAAAAAGCAAAAGACGCTGATGAAGCAATAAAGACCTGGCATAAACAAAAATTAAAGGAAAAAACCAGGAAACGCAGACTACTTGAAATACCTCAAACAATGCCTTCACTTCTAAGAGCTCACAGAGTGTCTGAAAAAGCTTCACAAGTAGGCTTTGATTGGCAAAACGCAGGAGAAGTTCTTCCCAAAGTTAAAGAAGAACTTGCAGAGCTAGAGGTAGAGATAGAAAATAATAATAAAGAAGCAATTGAAAAAGAATGGGGTGATCTTGTTTTTTCACTCGTTAATTTGGGACGGCATCTAAAACTCGACTCTGAAAAATCGGCCCATAGAGCAATAGATAGTTTTATTGGCAGGTTTAGTAAAGTTGAGGACAAAGCTTCAGAGCAAGGAAAGGAATTATCAGAGCT